A part of Cryptococcus tetragattii IND107 chromosome 3, whole genome shotgun sequence genomic DNA contains:
- a CDS encoding pyruvate kinase — MTLGHYAPQSHTTVPPPPHPSSNMAGTPSSQLAWLSGLSTSFNEMSAEQKFLRKTSIIATIGPKTNNVETLVQLADAGMNIVRMNFSHGSYEYHQSVIDNARAAAAKSPSGRPIAIALDTKGPEIRTGLMKDDTDVPIPAGHEFWVTTDKAYAEAGTAEHIFIDYANIVKVTAPGKLIYVDDGILSLQVISIDGEKLRVKSLNSGVLSSRKGVNLPKTAVDLPALSEKDKSDLAFGVKNGVDMIFASFIRSANDVKEIRKVLGPEGADIKIIVKIENEQGVMNFDEILRETDGVMVARGDLGIEIPASQVFMAQKMMIAKCNVAGKPVICATQMLESMTYNPRPTRAEVSDVANAVIDGADCVMLSGETAKGKYPIEAVKMMAETAFLAESSIAYPPLFDQLRALTPRPTETAETLALSAVAAAIEQDAGAIIVLSTSGVSARLISKYRPACPIICVTRNEQTARQLHLSRGVYPVWFPEPRGIPAEKWQIDVDNRIRYGLRVALGLGIIKPEATVMAVQGWKGGLGHTNTLRILSVPSDPADLDLHSIERD; from the exons ATGACTCTTGGACACTACGCTCCCCAATCACACACCACTgttccccctcctcctcatccctcttc TAACATGGCCGGtaccccttcttctcagctcGCTTGGCTTTCTGGTCTCAGCACCAGTTTCAATGAGATGTCCGCCGAGCAAAAGTTCCTCCGCAAG ACTTCCATCATTGCTACCATTGGTCCCAAAACCAACAACGTCGAGACGCTTGTGCAGCTCGCTGATGCGGGCATGAACATCG TTCGAATGAACTTTTCTCATGGTTCTTATGAGTACCACCAATCTGTCATTGACAATGCTCGTGCCGCTGCCGCCAAGAGCCCCTCTGGCCGACCCATTGCCATCGCTCTCGACACCAAGGGTCCTGAGATTAGGACTGGTTTGATGAAGGACGACACCGAC GTTCCCATTCCTGCTGGCCACGAATTCTGGGTCACCACCGATAAGGCTTACGCTGAGGCTGGTACTGCCGAGCACATCTTTATTGACTAC GCCAACATCGTCAAGGTCACTGCCCCGGGCAAGCTCATCTACGTTGATGATGgcattctttcccttcaAGTCATCTCTATTGATGGCGAGAAGCTCCGTGTCAAGTCTCTCAACTCTGGTGTTCTCTCTTCTCGTAAGGGTGTTAACCTCCCCAAGACCGCTGTGGATCTTCCCGCTCTCTCTGAGAAGGACAAGTCTGATCTTGCATTTGGTGTTAAGAACGGTGTCGACATGATCTTCGCTTCTTTCATCCGTTCTGCCAACGATGTCAAGGAGATCCGAAAGGTTCTCGGCCCTGAAGGCGCCGACATCAAGATCATTGTCAAGATCGAGAACGAGCAGGGTGTGATGAACTTCGATGAGATTCTCAGGGAGACTGACGGTGTCATGGTCGCCCGAGGTGATTTGGGTATTGAAATTCCCGCCAGTCAGGTATTCATGGCCCagaaaatgatgattgCCAAGTGCAATGTCGCCGGCAAGCCTGTCATCTGTGCTACTCAGATGCTTGAGTCCATGACTTACAACCCGCGACCCACTCGTGCGGAAGTTTCCGATGTTGCCAACGCGGTCATCGACGGTGCTGACTGTGTCATGCTTTCCGGCGAGACTGCCAAGGGCAAGTATCCCATTGAAGCTG TCAAGATGATGGCTGAGACTGCTTTCCTTGCTGAGTCTTCTATTGcctatcctcctcttttcgACCAGCTCCGAGCTCTTACTCCTCGACCCACCGAGACTGCCGAGACCCTTGCTCTttctgctgttgctgctgccatcGAGCAGGATGCCGGCGCCATCATTGTGCTTTCAACCTCCGGTGTTTCCGCCAGGTTGATTTCCAAGTACAGGCCTGCTTGCCCCATCATCTGTG TGACCCGAAACGAACAAACCGCTCGACAGCTCCACCTCTCTCGAGGTGTTTACCCTGTCTGGTTCCCTGAGCCCCGTGGTATTCCTGCTGAGAAGTGGCAGATCGATGTTGACAACAGGATTCG ATATGGTCTCAGGGTTGCTCTTGGTTTGGGCATCATTAAGCCTGAGGCTACGGTCATGGCTGTccaaggatggaagggcGGTCTCGGCCAC ACCAACACTCTCCGTATCCTCTC CGTTCCTTCTGACCCCGCTGACCTCGACCTCCACTCTATCGAGCGCGACTAG
- a CDS encoding mitochondrial 54S ribosomal uL1m domain-containing protein, whose protein sequence is MPRHNSFSIRASSSSSQPEEAAAAVAASGEYFVQQAKLYKYLEKRFNKFNKKTENERQRPNRDRQFSKSIKSTHSTPSNASTSSPVSSSTSSDTLTRKMISSSIRIPGKLLAQVARPAVASASFSTTATAGARVQSKQSKKKVANPNALSASEATRVLRALEVAHPTSTYSLTLHTKSHKSALPIRGSFILPLDPRRTSETILVFAEPSSPSATFAKEAGAAYVGGDELFEAVLSGKIQPTRCLATPGMMPAVSRTLARFLGPKGLMPVAKRGGVAEGEELAERIRDAAGKMEYRADKQGTVKINVARVDFGIPSVETNIKSFIQTVRDNQAAANQTDDPLAAAGKSKKKKGSSITSVILESTNGPSIELNDVL, encoded by the exons ATGCCACGTCACAATTCTTTTTCGATCcgtgcttcttcttcatcttcgcaACCAGAAGAGGCAGCAGCTGCAGTTGCAGCGTCGGGCGAGTATTTTGTCCAACAAGCAAAGCTCTACAAATATCTCGAAAAGAGGTTCAACAAATTCAATAAAAAGACTGAAAACGAAAGGCAAAGGCCGAATAGGGACAGACAATTCTCAAAGTCCATAAAGTCGACGCACTCGACTCCCTCAAACGCCTCGACTAGTTCACCAGTCTCATCATCTACGTCTTCCGATACACTCACTAGAAAAATGATCTCGTCAAGCATTCGGATTCCAGGCAAATTACTCGCACAGGTGGCT CGCCCTGCTGTCGCTTCCGCTTCGTTCTCTACCACCGCTACTGCCGGAGCGCGTGTTCAAAGCAAgcagagcaagaagaaggtcgcTAATCCGAACGCTTTGTCTGCTTCTGAAGCGACTCGAGTTCTTCGT GCTTTGGAAGTTGCCCATCCAACATCTACTTATTCGTTGACACTCCATACCAAGTCCCATAAGTCAGCACTCCCTATCCGTGgctctttcatccttccccTAGACCCGCGTAGAACATCAGAAACGATTCTTGTTTTCGCCGAAccgtcctctccttctgctACTTTTGCCAAAGAGGCCGGCGCAGCGTACGTCGGAGGTGATGAATTATTCGAAGCGGTGTTGAGCGGTAAAATCCAGCCTACGAGATGTCTTGCAACTCCTGGGATGATGCCTGCCGTCTCTAGGACCCTTGCCAGATTCTTGGGTCCAAAAGGTCTCATGCCGGTCGCCAAGCGAGGTGGTGTAgctgaaggcgaagaattGGCAGAGAGGATTAGAGACGCTGCCGGCAAAATGGAGTACAGGGCAGACAAGCAAGGAACCGTCAAGATTAATGTTGCGAGAGTAGATTTTGGAATTCCTTCGGTGGAAACCAACATCAAATCGTTCATACAGACTGTGAGAGACAACCAAGCTGCTGCGAACCAAACAGACGATCCGCTTGCCGCTGCCggaaagagcaagaagaagaagg GCTCATCTATCACCTCCGTAATCTTGGAATCAACAAATGGACCTAGTATAGAATTGAACGATGTGCTTTAG